A single genomic interval of Thermosipho japonicus harbors:
- a CDS encoding DUF4941 domain-containing protein — MKKFIVAIVIFLLALNSFSEIIKFDNYTINATNLNFETVEEILEKYSKFLSTSEISTGTIGSFNYIEWEDKIIYFSKNVIVLGENALDNPNFDDIFNFFNIKYLKQENDYNFAEMVITKVEDFGSYLQFDYLGKNLIDIEATDNVINIISKGLIYFNNNLYEPGSILLTKNIDSSYKTELNILPKRTIVQFIKEYNIKNIIVNLFGEKIEKYDSKSFAIIFKDSNINAVFVPNYSPDFSGNDWKVFSISDKFGKLVSKKFNLKLFYVPFVQIPKDLPAIVIFTSQNSWKQISEFVEGELQ; from the coding sequence TTGAAAAAATTTATTGTTGCTATAGTAATCTTTCTTCTAGCTTTAAATAGCTTTTCTGAAATTATAAAATTTGATAATTATACAATAAATGCAACAAATCTAAATTTTGAAACGGTTGAAGAAATTTTAGAAAAATATTCTAAGTTTCTTTCAACAAGCGAAATTTCAACCGGAACAATTGGCTCATTCAATTACATTGAGTGGGAAGATAAAATCATCTATTTTTCTAAAAACGTAATTGTCTTAGGAGAAAATGCGTTAGATAATCCAAATTTTGATGACATTTTCAATTTTTTTAATATAAAATACTTAAAACAAGAAAATGATTATAACTTTGCTGAAATGGTAATAACAAAAGTAGAAGATTTTGGAAGTTATTTACAGTTTGATTATCTCGGCAAAAATCTTATTGATATTGAAGCAACTGATAATGTTATTAATATAATTTCAAAAGGATTAATTTATTTCAACAATAATCTATATGAACCTGGAAGTATATTACTGACCAAAAATATTGATTCTTCATACAAAACTGAATTAAATATTTTACCTAAACGAACAATCGTGCAATTTATTAAAGAATACAATATTAAAAATATTATTGTAAATCTTTTTGGTGAAAAAATTGAAAAGTACGATTCTAAAAGTTTTGCTATAATATTCAAAGATAGTAATATAAATGCTGTATTTGTACCAAACTACTCCCCGGATTTTTCCGGAAATGATTGGAAAGTTTTTTCAATATCGGACAAATTTGGAAAACTTGTTTCAAAAAAATTTAATCTAAAACTCTTTTATGTCCCATTTGTTCAAATCCCAAAAGATCTTCCAGCTATTGTAATCTTTACTTCACAGAATAGCTGGAAACAAATTTCTGAATTTGTTGAAGGTGAGTTACAATGA
- the hflX gene encoding GTPase HflX, with protein MRKSKALIIGLYKPSFAESFLELEELCETIGIKVIDKIFQKRNKPNPAFYIGKGLLEKVKEFFIREDIDYLVIDDNISHIQRRNIEKYLEKKVYDRTEIILEIFAKHAKTNEGRLQVEIARLKYLLPYLIGQGKELSRLGGGIGTRGPGEKRLEYSKRYIKNRIKKLESKLKKLESIRQVQRKKRNQNNIYKVSIVGYTNAGKTTLLSNLAKETLFSKNEMFTTLSPVSRRVLLPSGRYAIFSDTVGFIRNLHPLIIEAFHSTLEEINFSDLIIILVDVADKNFEEKIKIIHKTLESINMAKIKTLLVFNKIDLCHKDYIKNLQRRFSNAVFISAKNKENISTLLHQVENLLQKEVKI; from the coding sequence ATGAGGAAAAGTAAAGCACTAATTATAGGTTTATATAAACCTTCATTTGCTGAATCTTTTCTAGAGTTAGAAGAGTTGTGTGAAACTATAGGGATAAAAGTTATAGATAAAATCTTTCAGAAAAGGAACAAGCCTAACCCTGCATTTTATATAGGAAAAGGGCTATTAGAAAAAGTAAAAGAATTTTTTATACGCGAAGATATTGATTACTTGGTTATTGATGATAATATATCACACATTCAAAGAAGAAATATAGAAAAATACCTTGAAAAAAAAGTTTATGATAGAACCGAAATTATATTGGAAATCTTTGCAAAACATGCAAAAACAAATGAAGGAAGGTTGCAAGTTGAAATTGCAAGATTGAAGTATTTATTGCCATACCTTATTGGACAGGGCAAGGAACTTTCAAGATTAGGTGGAGGCATAGGAACAAGAGGGCCAGGAGAAAAAAGACTAGAATATTCAAAGAGGTATATTAAAAATAGGATTAAAAAGTTAGAAAGCAAGTTAAAAAAACTTGAATCTATTAGGCAAGTCCAAAGAAAAAAAAGAAATCAAAACAATATTTACAAAGTTTCTATAGTCGGTTATACTAATGCTGGAAAAACTACATTATTATCAAATTTGGCCAAAGAAACTTTGTTTTCAAAAAATGAAATGTTTACAACTCTTTCGCCCGTTTCACGAAGAGTATTACTTCCAAGTGGTAGATATGCAATTTTTTCTGACACAGTTGGTTTCATAAGAAATCTACACCCTTTAATAATTGAAGCCTTTCATTCAACTTTAGAAGAAATAAATTTTTCAGACTTGATAATAATTTTAGTTGATGTAGCCGACAAAAACTTTGAAGAAAAAATAAAAATAATTCATAAAACGCTTGAATCAATAAATATGGCTAAGATAAAGACCTTACTGGTATTTAACAAAATTGATTTATGCCATAAAGATTATATTAAAAACTTGCAAAGAAGATTTTCAAATGCAGTTTTTATATCTGCAAAAAACAAAGAAAACATATCAACACTCTTACATCAAGTAGAAAATTTACTACAGAAGGAGGTCAAAATTTAA
- the rpsT gene encoding 30S ribosomal protein S20: MPNIKSAKKRVKVSERNRLINKAYKTRMKNSIKKVLLALQEGKSREEVEQLYKVAQSAIDKAAKIGAIHKNQASRRKSRLIAKINKHFASKE; this comes from the coding sequence ATGCCAAACATAAAATCAGCAAAAAAAAGAGTTAAAGTTTCAGAAAGAAACAGATTAATCAATAAAGCATATAAAACAAGAATGAAAAATTCCATAAAAAAAGTTTTATTAGCACTTCAAGAAGGAAAATCACGTGAAGAAGTTGAACAATTGTATAAAGTAGCTCAAAGTGCAATTGATAAAGCTGCTAAAATAGGTGCAATACACAAAAACCAAGCATCAAGAAGAAAATCAAGATTAATTGCAAAAATAAACAAACATTTTGCAAGTAAAGAATAA
- the hfq gene encoding RNA chaperone Hfq → MAEKFNLQDRFLNILRTNKIPVKVYLVNGFQTKGIIRSFDNFTMLLENGSQQNLIYKHAVSTIMPESFVKLTKQQNEESENEEK, encoded by the coding sequence ATGGCAGAAAAATTTAATTTACAAGACAGATTTTTAAACATTCTAAGAACTAACAAAATACCAGTGAAAGTTTACTTAGTTAATGGTTTTCAAACTAAAGGAATTATAAGATCCTTTGATAATTTTACAATGCTTCTGGAAAACGGTAGTCAACAAAATTTAATTTATAAACATGCAGTTAGCACAATCATGCCAGAAAGTTTCGTTAAACTAACTAAGCAACAAAACGAAGAATCGGAAAATGAGGAAAAGTAA
- a CDS encoding M23 family metallopeptidase translates to MKKTVVFILLILITLSFSNFIPPVDDSYITSSFAEFRSTGNLPHFHGGIDFSTFSKEGIPIKAIYEGYVVRVELNDPIYGNVIVLQHPNGYRSLYAHLSSFNYTIENIIKSLQEEFQNQKIVINFPDNEIKFSQGDIIAYSGKTGEAVKPHCHLEIRNSDETLMFDPIDFLNVPAPNGGIILKELIINGKSYNYIEGETYSFKGDYPKIEINSYLFVNNNLLGLKEIKLYIANKLVYDILLDEVSKDEFYKPYIVYSKDSIAAGYIYKTYYKLYPEMLGGPIKVNNFPTLNTNTDFFQVRIEAYDPWKRVKEFTFNLKRER, encoded by the coding sequence ATGAAAAAAACAGTCGTTTTTATTCTTTTAATATTAATCACTTTATCATTTTCAAATTTCATTCCACCGGTAGATGATAGTTATATTACTTCGTCCTTTGCTGAATTCAGAAGTACAGGTAATTTACCACATTTTCATGGGGGAATTGATTTCAGCACATTTTCGAAAGAAGGTATACCAATTAAAGCAATTTATGAAGGTTATGTTGTTAGAGTTGAATTAAATGACCCTATTTATGGAAACGTTATCGTTTTACAACATCCTAACGGTTATAGATCTTTATATGCACATCTCAGCAGTTTTAACTATACAATCGAAAATATTATAAAAAGCTTACAAGAAGAATTTCAAAATCAAAAAATTGTTATTAATTTCCCAGATAATGAAATTAAATTTTCCCAAGGTGATATTATTGCATATTCTGGAAAAACTGGTGAAGCTGTAAAACCTCATTGTCATCTTGAAATAAGAAATAGTGATGAAACGTTAATGTTTGATCCTATAGATTTTTTGAATGTTCCAGCTCCAAATGGTGGAATAATTTTAAAAGAACTAATTATAAACGGAAAAAGTTATAACTACATTGAAGGCGAAACCTATTCCTTTAAAGGGGATTATCCTAAAATTGAAATAAATTCTTATTTATTTGTTAACAATAATTTGCTTGGTCTTAAAGAAATAAAGCTTTACATTGCAAACAAACTAGTGTATGATATATTACTTGATGAAGTATCAAAAGATGAATTTTATAAACCATACATTGTTTATTCAAAAGATTCAATTGCAGCAGGGTACATATACAAAACATATTATAAACTTTATCCAGAGATGCTTGGTGGACCAATTAAAGTTAATAATTTTCCAACTCTAAATACAAATACAGACTTTTTCCAAGTAAGAATTGAAGCATATGATCCATGGAAAAGGGTTAAAGAATTTACTTTTAACCTTAAGCGGGAGAGATAG
- a CDS encoding nucleoside kinase: MERIELTFKDDGKKITVEKGITLEKFVDEYEKYYESPIVAAKLNNSIVELFRPIIRSGEVEFLDINSTDGFRIYQRGLLFILKHTLKKLYPDYTLKVSHSVGKAIYCELKSKNNKKILSESEIKKVKDEMMKLINENKKFIKLELLKSEALKLFEELGFNDKVSLLKYRKKKTVKVYKIDDNFDYFYGYMPLSTGILKYFDLAKYEEGFVLILPTFKNKKPIIEFKPLPKLSAVFLEYEKWLEIMNIDSVGDLNDLIAKGERSVTDLIIMSEALHEKRIAFIAEEIKKRKNVRLILIAGPSSSGKTTFSKRLMVQLRASGLRPVTISLDDYFVDREKTPLDENGKPDFEALEAIDIELFNKNLLDLFEGKTVEIPKFDFTKGKRKEKGTLMKISKDQPIIVEGIHGLNPKLTNLIPEELKFKIYASALTQLNLDNTNRIHTTDTRLLRRIVRDSKFRAHDALATLKMWPSVRRGEDRNIFPHQENADIMFNSALVYEIAVLKIFAEPLLIAVPDDVPESTEATRLLKILDYFLPITNIEDIPRTSLIREFIGRSVFKY; the protein is encoded by the coding sequence ATGGAAAGAATTGAATTAACATTTAAAGATGATGGCAAAAAAATTACTGTTGAAAAAGGAATAACTTTAGAAAAATTTGTAGATGAATATGAAAAATACTATGAATCTCCAATAGTTGCAGCAAAGCTTAACAATTCTATAGTTGAATTGTTTAGGCCTATTATTAGGTCTGGCGAAGTTGAATTCTTAGATATAAACTCAACAGATGGCTTTAGAATATATCAAAGAGGATTGCTGTTCATTTTAAAACACACCTTAAAAAAACTATACCCTGATTATACTCTAAAAGTATCGCATAGCGTAGGAAAAGCTATATATTGCGAATTAAAGTCAAAAAATAATAAAAAGATACTCTCTGAGAGCGAAATTAAAAAAGTAAAAGACGAAATGATGAAACTAATAAATGAAAACAAAAAATTTATTAAGCTTGAACTTTTAAAATCAGAAGCTTTAAAATTATTTGAAGAACTTGGATTTAATGACAAAGTAAGTTTATTAAAATATAGAAAGAAAAAAACAGTAAAAGTATATAAAATTGACGATAATTTTGATTACTTCTATGGCTATATGCCTTTAAGTACTGGAATACTAAAATACTTTGATCTTGCAAAATATGAAGAAGGATTTGTTTTGATTTTACCAACATTTAAAAACAAAAAACCGATAATCGAATTTAAACCTCTACCCAAACTTTCAGCAGTATTTTTAGAATATGAAAAATGGTTAGAAATTATGAATATAGATAGTGTAGGAGATTTAAATGATTTAATTGCAAAAGGAGAAAGAAGTGTAACCGATTTAATAATAATGTCAGAAGCATTGCATGAAAAAAGAATAGCCTTCATTGCCGAAGAAATAAAAAAGAGAAAAAATGTAAGATTAATCTTGATTGCTGGACCATCTTCAAGTGGAAAAACTACCTTTTCAAAAAGACTCATGGTTCAATTACGTGCAAGTGGGCTAAGACCAGTTACAATTTCCTTAGATGATTATTTTGTAGATAGGGAAAAAACTCCACTTGATGAAAATGGAAAACCTGACTTTGAAGCTTTGGAAGCAATAGATATTGAATTATTTAATAAAAACCTCCTTGATTTATTCGAAGGAAAAACTGTTGAAATACCAAAATTCGACTTTACTAAGGGTAAAAGAAAAGAAAAAGGTACTCTAATGAAAATATCTAAAGATCAACCAATAATTGTTGAAGGTATACATGGCTTAAATCCAAAATTAACAAACTTAATACCAGAAGAATTAAAATTTAAAATTTATGCAAGCGCTCTAACACAGTTAAATTTAGATAATACAAATAGAATCCATACTACTGATACCAGACTTCTTAGAAGAATAGTTAGAGATAGCAAATTTAGAGCTCATGATGCTCTTGCAACTCTAAAAATGTGGCCAAGCGTTAGAAGAGGCGAAGATAGAAATATCTTTCCACATCAAGAAAATGCGGATATAATGTTTAACAGTGCTCTTGTATATGAGATAGCTGTATTAAAGATATTTGCTGAACCTTTACTTATAGCGGTTCCTGATGACGTTCCAGAAAGTACTGAAGCAACAAGACTTTTAAAAATTCTTGATTACTTCTTGCCAATTACAAATATTGAAGATATTCCAAGAACTTCTCTTATAAGAGAATTTATTGGAAGGAGTGTGTTTAAATATTGA
- a CDS encoding GerMN domain-containing protein, translating into MKRIITLLFILIVSFTLVASKIAFIENNGIILLEVGEFSSNKVVAVQEIFEKFSKVKLSDSQKNFVPQGILNAYYFVDTALIIDLNSKNIQNYSSEEEIFLLLQILYSLFENINGIDRIYILVDGKQSEIFIRSVNIHFSFPKDLYKIKKGD; encoded by the coding sequence ATGAAAAGGATAATTACATTACTTTTTATACTTATAGTTTCTTTTACACTAGTTGCTTCAAAAATTGCTTTTATTGAAAATAATGGTATAATTCTTTTAGAAGTAGGCGAATTTTCTTCAAATAAGGTTGTAGCTGTACAAGAAATTTTTGAAAAATTTTCAAAAGTTAAATTAAGTGACAGTCAAAAAAACTTTGTACCTCAAGGCATTTTAAATGCTTATTATTTTGTTGATACAGCATTAATAATTGATTTAAATTCTAAAAATATACAAAATTACAGTAGTGAAGAAGAAATTTTTCTACTATTACAAATTCTATATTCACTTTTTGAAAACATAAATGGTATTGATAGAATTTATATATTAGTTGATGGAAAACAAAGTGAAATTTTTATTAGGAGCGTTAATATACACTTTTCTTTTCCAAAAGATTTATATAAAATTAAAAAGGGGGATTAA
- the rgy gene encoding reverse gyrase yields the protein MPVNLKFDHSCINCEKINTDDRNLKGFPCIECLPNETNDYINSLITTNKLYKLEKYIRFENEFKDFFNFFVEKTGLKLNGYQKLWAKRVLLSKSFTMIAPTGLGKTTFGILIAIWLAKKEKKSILIFPTIAIVKQVVEKIEKLDKTIKILYYNSNMKKSEKEDFEKRFKKDDYKILIVSTQFISKRKEELKNKFFDFVFIDDVDSVLKSSKNIETIIMLTGVPENVINETLKKLKIGQKPEIKDINKGILVVSSATARPKGIRPLLFRYIFNFNLGKPSFFSRNIIHIRYKTKEINQLIELLKILNDGIVIYAENENEAKKLKEILKKNNIEAGTSWENFEESFEKFKNGKLNILIGISSYYGKLVRGIDLPEKIKAVIFWGIPKFRIEKEDLILPDIYTYVQATGRTSRLFKGNLLKGASFVFEENDEIFEKLSSRLFWITDEEFYNSSDIDIKKLVNELNESRKNIENKDLKFSSKLIIVESPTKAETLSKFFGISSIRSLNGLISFESITKEGLITITATRGHTYDLITKEGYHGVEFSNNTFIPIYNTIKKCKECGYQFVDNYDKCPKCNSKNIDDKLNILKALRELALEVDEILIASDPDVEGEKIAYDILQYIYPVNSNIKRIELHEITRNAFLKGIDEKREIKENLVKSQIVRRIEDRWIGFELSQKLQTNFKRTLSAGRVQSTVLGWIIQREKEYKNSIKKFTSFTFENGLKVEFEGIHENATLKIENIYEDTIAPPAPFNTSTILSEISKKYKLSVNEIMSILQNLFENGFITYHRTDSTRISKTGQAVAEKYFKLINKTHLYKPKSFGNEGAHEGIRPVKPISPEELKDMIKEKIINLDKKHLLIYKEIFNRFLASQSKKIKVKKARLNIITENSEKSEEIITEILEDGWNIFMPIKVIQLMNENKVTDRKVYDKHTVPLFTQATIIEEMKSKNIGRPSTYAKIISVLFERKYIFENKYKRIIPTKLGKFVYNFLNSKYNKFINEETTRILEKIMDEVEKGKKEFQQTLHEIYNEIKGGIK from the coding sequence ATGCCTGTAAATCTTAAATTTGATCACTCATGCATTAACTGCGAGAAAATAAACACGGATGACAGAAATTTAAAAGGGTTTCCCTGCATTGAATGTCTTCCGAATGAAACTAATGATTATATTAATAGTTTAATAACGACTAATAAACTATACAAATTAGAAAAATATATTAGATTTGAAAATGAATTCAAAGACTTTTTTAATTTTTTTGTGGAAAAAACAGGATTAAAACTAAATGGATATCAAAAACTATGGGCAAAGAGAGTTTTACTATCAAAAAGCTTTACAATGATAGCACCAACTGGCCTTGGGAAAACTACCTTTGGAATTTTAATAGCTATTTGGCTTGCCAAAAAAGAAAAAAAATCCATATTAATATTTCCAACAATTGCAATTGTAAAACAAGTTGTTGAAAAAATCGAAAAACTAGATAAAACAATAAAAATATTATACTACAATTCAAATATGAAAAAGTCTGAAAAAGAAGATTTCGAAAAGCGATTCAAAAAAGATGACTATAAAATACTTATAGTCTCAACTCAATTTATTTCAAAACGTAAAGAAGAATTAAAAAACAAATTCTTTGATTTTGTATTTATTGACGATGTTGATTCAGTGCTAAAGTCATCAAAAAACATTGAAACAATAATTATGTTAACTGGTGTACCAGAAAATGTAATAAATGAAACATTAAAAAAGTTAAAAATCGGACAAAAGCCGGAAATTAAAGATATTAATAAAGGAATATTAGTTGTATCTTCTGCAACTGCAAGGCCTAAGGGAATAAGACCTTTATTATTTAGATACATCTTTAACTTTAATTTGGGAAAACCAAGTTTTTTTTCCAGAAATATAATCCACATTAGATATAAAACCAAAGAAATTAACCAACTAATTGAATTATTAAAAATATTAAATGATGGAATAGTAATCTACGCCGAAAATGAAAATGAAGCAAAAAAACTAAAAGAAATACTTAAAAAAAATAATATTGAAGCTGGAACAAGCTGGGAAAATTTTGAAGAGTCTTTTGAAAAATTCAAAAATGGAAAATTAAACATTTTAATTGGAATTTCTTCCTATTATGGAAAACTTGTTAGAGGAATAGACTTGCCTGAGAAAATAAAAGCTGTTATCTTTTGGGGAATTCCAAAGTTCAGAATCGAAAAAGAAGATTTAATTTTACCTGACATTTACACCTACGTACAAGCAACTGGAAGAACTTCAAGATTATTTAAAGGGAATCTATTAAAAGGTGCAAGTTTTGTTTTTGAAGAAAATGATGAAATATTCGAAAAACTTTCTTCTAGACTTTTTTGGATTACTGACGAAGAATTTTACAATTCCAGTGATATAGACATAAAAAAATTAGTTAACGAATTAAATGAATCAAGAAAAAATATAGAAAATAAAGACTTAAAATTTTCTTCTAAACTCATAATAGTTGAATCTCCAACAAAAGCTGAAACACTATCAAAATTTTTTGGTATTTCTTCTATAAGAAGTTTAAACGGGTTAATTTCTTTTGAGTCGATAACAAAAGAAGGTTTAATAACAATAACTGCAACAAGAGGTCACACATATGACTTAATCACAAAAGAAGGTTATCATGGTGTAGAATTTTCAAATAATACCTTTATTCCAATTTATAACACAATTAAAAAATGCAAAGAATGCGGTTATCAATTCGTAGATAATTACGATAAATGCCCAAAATGTAATTCAAAAAATATTGATGATAAATTAAATATTTTAAAAGCCCTAAGAGAACTAGCCCTTGAAGTTGACGAAATTTTGATAGCATCGGATCCAGACGTTGAAGGTGAAAAAATTGCATATGACATTCTACAATATATTTACCCTGTAAATAGTAATATTAAAAGAATAGAACTTCATGAGATAACTCGTAACGCATTTCTAAAAGGAATCGATGAAAAAAGGGAAATTAAAGAAAATTTGGTGAAATCTCAAATTGTAAGACGAATTGAAGACAGATGGATAGGGTTTGAACTAAGTCAAAAACTACAAACCAATTTTAAAAGAACACTTTCTGCCGGAAGAGTTCAAAGTACCGTGTTAGGTTGGATTATTCAACGAGAAAAAGAGTACAAAAATAGTATTAAAAAATTCACATCATTTACATTTGAAAATGGATTAAAAGTAGAATTTGAAGGAATACATGAAAATGCTACCTTAAAAATTGAAAATATTTATGAAGATACAATAGCACCACCTGCACCTTTTAATACTTCAACTATTTTATCTGAAATTTCAAAAAAATATAAATTATCAGTAAATGAAATTATGTCCATTCTGCAAAATCTTTTTGAAAATGGATTTATAACTTACCACAGAACCGATTCAACTAGAATTTCAAAAACAGGCCAGGCAGTTGCAGAAAAATACTTTAAATTAATTAATAAAACTCATTTATATAAGCCAAAAAGTTTTGGAAATGAAGGTGCTCATGAAGGAATTAGGCCAGTAAAGCCTATTTCGCCAGAAGAACTTAAAGATATGATAAAAGAAAAAATAATAAATCTTGATAAAAAACATTTACTAATCTACAAAGAAATATTTAATAGATTTCTTGCAAGTCAATCCAAAAAAATTAAAGTAAAAAAAGCAAGACTAAACATAATTACTGAAAATTCAGAAAAAAGTGAAGAAATAATAACTGAAATTTTAGAAGATGGTTGGAACATTTTTATGCCAATAAAAGTCATACAGTTAATGAATGAGAATAAAGTAACTGATAGAAAAGTTTACGATAAACATACGGTTCCGCTTTTTACACAAGCAACTATAATTGAAGAAATGAAGTCAAAAAATATAGGAAGGCCTTCAACATACGCTAAAATAATCTCAGTTTTATTTGAAAGAAAATATATATTTGAAAATAAATATAAACGAATAATCCCAACAAAGCTTGGAAAATTTGTATACAACTTTTTAAATTCAAAATACAATAAATTCATAAATGAAGAAACAACCAGAATATTAGAAAAAATAATGGACGAAGTTGAAAAAGGTAAAAAAGAATTTCAACAAACACTTCATGAAATATACAATGAAATAAAAGGGGGGATTAAATGA
- a CDS encoding HAD family hydrolase — MYIFVDYDGTLVKNSEEEFMKVYFSILSRKVKLPVEKIFNLVMHSIYEITKIEDSSKNLFERFLESISKKTGKDKNYWYNIFLEFYKNEFDELRKFIIINEKLTNFIKYSNYKFIFASNPLFPEIAVKKRIEFVNLSLNNFFYIATMENSHYAKPNPKFFAEILEKLGIAADKCLMIGDTENDKASEKVGIKFINVNNFEPELIKIYFEK, encoded by the coding sequence ATGTATATCTTTGTAGATTATGATGGAACATTAGTTAAAAACAGTGAAGAAGAATTTATGAAAGTATATTTTTCAATTCTTTCAAGAAAAGTAAAATTACCTGTTGAAAAAATTTTTAACCTAGTAATGCACAGTATTTACGAAATTACAAAAATCGAAGATTCTTCAAAAAATCTTTTTGAAAGATTTTTGGAATCAATTTCCAAAAAAACTGGTAAAGACAAAAATTATTGGTATAACATTTTTCTAGAATTTTACAAAAATGAATTTGATGAATTAAGAAAATTTATAATCATAAACGAAAAACTAACCAACTTTATAAAATACTCTAATTATAAATTTATATTTGCATCAAATCCATTATTTCCTGAAATTGCTGTTAAAAAAAGAATAGAGTTTGTAAATTTATCTCTAAACAACTTTTTCTACATTGCTACAATGGAAAATTCACATTATGCAAAACCAAATCCAAAATTTTTTGCTGAAATTTTAGAAAAGCTTGGTATTGCTGCTGATAAATGTTTAATGATAGGAGATACTGAAAATGATAAAGCCTCTGAAAAAGTTGGTATTAAATTTATAAATGTGAATAATTTTGAACCAGAATTAATTAAAATATATTTCGAAAAGTAA
- the metK gene encoding methionine adenosyltransferase: MKRLFTSESVTEGHPDKVADQISDAILDAMLEQDPKSRVAVETLVTTGIAIVSGEVTTRAYVDIQDIVRKTILDIGYTRAKYGFDGETCAVLSSIHSQSPDIALGVDKALEAKEGELKSEDELEQVGAGDQGMMFGYATNETKEYMPLPIMLSHKLAMKLSEVRKNGTLSFLRPDGKTQVTIEYDENDKPIRVDTVLISTQHEPDVTIPEIKEALIKHVIDPIIPEELRDDKMKILVNPTGRFVLGGPSADTGLTGRKIIVDTYGGAVPHGGGAFSGKDPTKVDRSAHYFARYVAKNVVAAGLADKFMIQVAYAIGKAHPVSVMINTFGTAKTDEDKILKAILEIFDFRPGAIIKKLNLLRPIYKKTAAYGHFGREFEEFTWEKLDMVDELKKIL, from the coding sequence ATGAAAAGACTATTCACAAGTGAAAGTGTTACTGAAGGTCATCCAGACAAGGTAGCAGATCAAATTAGTGATGCTATCTTGGACGCGATGTTAGAACAAGACCCAAAGTCTAGGGTTGCTGTAGAAACACTAGTTACAACAGGTATTGCAATAGTTTCTGGTGAGGTAACAACAAGGGCATATGTTGATATTCAAGACATAGTAAGAAAAACTATTTTAGATATTGGTTATACTAGAGCAAAGTATGGTTTCGATGGTGAAACATGTGCAGTATTGTCCTCAATTCACAGTCAATCCCCAGATATTGCACTAGGTGTTGACAAAGCTCTTGAAGCAAAAGAAGGCGAATTAAAATCAGAAGATGAGCTTGAACAAGTCGGAGCAGGAGACCAAGGAATGATGTTTGGTTACGCTACAAATGAAACAAAAGAATATATGCCACTCCCAATAATGCTTTCTCATAAGCTTGCTATGAAACTCTCTGAAGTAAGAAAAAATGGTACGCTTTCATTTTTAAGACCTGATGGAAAAACTCAAGTAACAATTGAATACGACGAAAACGACAAACCAATAAGAGTCGATACTGTTTTAATTTCTACACAACATGAGCCTGATGTTACAATTCCAGAAATAAAAGAAGCATTAATTAAGCACGTAATTGATCCTATAATTCCAGAAGAACTTAGGGATGACAAAATGAAAATTTTAGTAAATCCTACTGGAAGATTTGTCTTAGGCGGTCCATCAGCAGATACAGGACTAACTGGAAGAAAAATTATCGTTGATACCTACGGTGGTGCAGTACCTCACGGTGGAGGTGCCTTTAGTGGAAAAGATCCAACAAAGGTAGATAGATCTGCACACTATTTTGCAAGATACGTTGCTAAAAATGTTGTCGCAGCAGGTCTTGCAGACAAATTTATGATTCAAGTTGCTTATGCAATTGGAAAAGCACATCCAGTATCAGTAATGATCAATACCTTCGGAACTGCTAAAACTGATGAAGATAAAATCTTAAAAGCAATTCTCGAAATTTTTGATTTTAGACCAGGTGCAATAATCAAAAAATTAAATCTTTTAAGACCAATATACAAGAAAACCGCAGCTTATGGCCACTTTGGAAGAGAATTTGAGGAATTTACTTGGGAAAAATTAGATATGGTTGATGAACTTAAGAAAATTTTATAA